The following proteins are co-located in the Aggregatibacter aphrophilus ATCC 33389 genome:
- a CDS encoding glycosyltransferase family 2 protein — protein MFSIIVPSYNRKEEIPALLESLTKQTAYNFDVVIVDDCSKEPVKVTQSYPFPVKVIRNETNQGAAESRNIGVRNADNEWLLFLDDDDRFANDKCQKLADVIAEHADVNFVYHPAKCKMVNEGFTYVTTPIEPQEISVDRILLANKIGGMPMIGVKKDLFLKIGGLSTALRSLEDYDFLLKLVLEPTFKPYKVAEPLTYCTFHTKRSSVSTDTTNTQKAIDYIRENYVKTVEQEKNFAINAQYMLAYPHIMNLSRKAAFYYFEIFKLTKSIKQLIIALVVLITPKLAINVKRFIS, from the coding sequence ATGTTTAGTATCATCGTGCCTTCTTATAATCGAAAAGAAGAAATTCCTGCGTTATTGGAAAGTTTAACCAAGCAGACCGCCTATAATTTTGATGTGGTGATTGTGGATGATTGCTCGAAAGAACCTGTTAAAGTCACGCAATCGTATCCATTTCCAGTTAAAGTCATTCGTAATGAAACTAATCAAGGGGCAGCGGAAAGCCGTAATATCGGCGTAAGAAATGCCGATAATGAATGGTTGTTATTCCTTGATGATGACGATCGTTTTGCAAATGATAAATGTCAAAAATTGGCAGATGTGATTGCCGAGCATGCTGATGTTAACTTTGTTTACCATCCGGCAAAATGCAAAATGGTGAATGAAGGTTTTACCTATGTAACAACTCCAATTGAGCCGCAAGAAATTAGTGTAGATAGAATTTTACTGGCGAATAAAATCGGCGGCATGCCGATGATTGGGGTGAAAAAAGATCTGTTTTTAAAAATAGGCGGATTATCCACCGCACTTCGTTCATTGGAAGACTATGATTTCTTATTAAAACTCGTGCTGGAACCCACATTTAAGCCATATAAAGTGGCAGAACCATTGACCTATTGCACATTCCATACCAAGCGTTCTAGCGTGTCAACCGATACAACCAATACGCAAAAAGCGATTGATTATATCCGTGAAAATTATGTGAAAACGGTAGAGCAAGAAAAGAATTTTGCTATTAACGCACAATATATGTTGGCTTACCCACATATTATGAATTTATCCCGTAAAGCGGCTTTTTACTATTTTGAGATTTTTAAATTAACGAAAAGTATTAAGCAGCTAATCATCGCTTTGGTAGTTTTAATCACCCCGAAATTAGCAATTAATGTGAAACGATTTATTTCGTAA